One segment of Macaca fascicularis isolate 582-1 chromosome 2, T2T-MFA8v1.1 DNA contains the following:
- the IQSEC1 gene encoding IQ motif and SEC7 domain-containing protein 1 isoform X16, with product MACRRRYLSSLDTGSSLSTDRYSVEGEAPSSETGTSLDSPSAYPQGPLVPGSSLSPDHYEHTSVGAYGLYSGPPGQQQRTRRPKLQHSTSILRKQAEEEAIKRSRSLSESYELSSDLQDKQVEMLERKYGGRLVTRHAARTIQTAFRQYQMNKNFERLRSSMSENRMSRRIVLSNMRMQFSFEGPEKVHSSYFEGKQVSVTNDGSQLGALVPPECGDLSEPTTLKSPAPSSDFADAITELEDAFSRQVKSLAESIDDALNCRSLHTEEAPALDAARARDTEPQTALHSMDHRKLDEMTASYSDVTLYIDEEELSPPLPLSQAGDRPSSTESDLRLRAGGAAPDYWALAHKEDKADTDTSCRSTPSLERQEQRLRVEHLPLLTIEPPSDSSVDLSDRSERGSLKRQSAYERSLGGQQGSPKHGPHSGPPKSLPREEPELRPRPPRPLDSHLAINGSANRQSKSESDYSDGDNDSINSTSNSNDTINCSSESSSRDSLREQTLSKQTYHKEARNSWDSPAFSNDVIRKRHYRIGLNLFNKKPEKGVQYLIERGFVPDTPVGVAHFLLQRKGLSRQMIGEFLGNRQKQFNRDVLDCVVDEMDFSTMELDEALRKFQAHIRVQGEAQKVERLIEAFSQRYCICNPGVVRQFRNPDTIFILAFAIILLNTDMYSPNVKPERKMKLEDFIKNLRGVDDGEDIPREMLIGIYERIRKRELKTNEDHVSQVQKVEKLIVGKKPIGSLHPGLGCVLSLPHRRLVCYCRLFEVPDPNKPQKLGLHQREIFLFNDLLVVTKIFQKKKNSVTYSFRQSFSLYGMQVLLFENQYYPNGIRLTSSVPGADIKVLINFNAPNPQDRKKFTDDLRESIAEVQEMEKHRIESELEKQKGVVRPSMSQCSSLKKESGNGTLSRACLDDSYASGEGLKRSALSSSLRDLSEAGKRGRRSSAGSLESNVEFQPFEPLQPSVLCS from the exons CGTCGAGGGCGAGGCCCCCAGCAGCGAGACTGGCACATCCTTGGACAGCCCCTCGGCCTACCCCCAGGGCCCCTTAGTGCCTGGTTCCAGCCTGAGCCCAGATCACTACGAGCACACGTCAGTGGGAGCCTATGGGCTGTATTCGGGGCCGCCGGGGCAACAGCAGCGCACACGGAGGCCCAAGCTACAGCACTCGACCTCCATCCTGCGCAAGCAGGCCGAGGAGGAGGCCATCAAGCGCTCACGCTCACTCTCTGAGAGCTATGAGCTCTCCTCGGACCTGCAGGACAAGCAG gtGGAGATGCTAGAACGAAAGTATGGGGGGCGCCTGGTAACCCGCCATGCGGCCCGCACCATCCAGACAGCGTTTCGCCAGTACCAGATGAACAAGAACTTCGAGCGCTTGCGCAGCTCCATGTCAGAGAACCGCATGTCGCGCCGGATCGTGCTGTCCAACATGAGGATGCAGTTCTCCTTTGAGGGGCCTGAGAAAGTGCACAGCTCCTACTTCGAGGGGAAGCAGGTCTCAGTGACTAACGACGGCTCCCAGCTGGGAGCTCTGGTGCCCCCTGAGTGTGGTGACCTCAGCGAGCCAACTACCCTCAAGTCTCCGGCCCCCTCTAGCGACTTTGCGGACGCCATCACTGAGCTGGAGGACGCCTTCTCTAGGCAAGTGAAATCACTGGCCGAGTCCATCGACGATGCCCTCAACTGCCGCAGCCTACACACTGAGGAGGCACCGGCCCTGGATGCGGCGCGGGCCCGGGACACTGAGCCCCAGACAGCCCTGCACAGCATGGACCACCGCAAACTGGACGAGATGACGGCCTCGTACAGCGATGTCACCCTGTACATTGATGAGGAGGAGCTGTCTCCCCCTCTGCCCCTCTCGCAGGCAGGGGACCGGCCGTCCAGCACTGAGTCAGACCTGCGGCTGCGGGCTGGGGGCGCAGCCCCAGACTACTGGGCCCTGGCCCACAAAGAGGACAAGGCCGACACGGACACGAGCTGCCGGAGCACGCCGTCGCTGGAGCGGCAGGAGCAGCGGCTGCGGGTGGAGCATCTCCCGCTGCTCACCATCGAGCCACCCAGCGACAGCTCCGTGGACCTCAGTGACCGCTCGGAGCGGGGCTCGCTCAAGAGGCAGAGCGCCTATGAGCGCAGCCTCGGTGGGCAGCAGGGCAGCCCCAAGCATGGTCCCCACAGCGGCCCCCCGAAGAGCCTCCCCCGGGAGGAGCCTGAGTTGCGGCCCCGGCCCCCCAGGCCCCTAGACAGCCACTTGGCCATCAATGGCTCGGCCAACCGGCAGAGCAAGTCTGAGTCGGACTACTCAGACGGCGACAATGACAGCATCAACAGCACATCCAACTCCAACGACACCATCAACTGCAGCTCCGAGTCATCGTCCCGTGACAGCCTGCGGGAGCAGACGCTCAGCAAGCAGACCTACCACAAGGAGGCCCGCAATAGCTGGGACTCGCCCGCCTTTAGCAACGATGTCATCCGCAAGAGGCACTACCGCATCGGCCTGAACCTCTTCAACAA GAAGCCTGAGAAGGGAGTCCAGTACCTCATCGAGCGTGGCTTTGTGCCCGACACGCCCGTCGGGGTGGCCCACTTCCTGCTGCAGCGCAAGGGCCTCAGCCGGCAGATGATCGGCGAGTTCCTGGGCAACCGGCAGAAGCAGTTCAACCGCGACGTGCTCGA CTGCGTGGTGGATGAGATGGACTTCTCTACCATGGAGCTGGACGAGGCCCTCAGGAAATTCCAGGCGCACATCCGTGTCCAAGGGGAGGCTCAGAAAGTGGAGCGGCTCATCGAGGCGTTCAG CCAGCGCTACTGCATCTGCAACCCCGGCGTGGTGCGGCAGTTCCGGAACCCAGACACCATTTTCATCCTGGCCTTTGCCATCATCCTGCTGAACACCGACATGTACAGCCCCAATGTCAAGCCCGAGCGGAAAATGAAGCTGGAGGACTTCATCAAGAACCTCCGAG GTGTGGACGATGGTGAGGACATTCCCCGGGAGATGCTGATCGGGATCTATGAACGGATCCGTAAGCGAGAGCTGAAGACCAATGAGGACCATGTATCCCAGGTGCAGAAGGTGGAGAAGCTCATTGTGGGGAAGAAGCCG ATCGGATCCCTGCATCCCGGGCTCGGCTGT GTGCTCTCTCTGCCCCACCGTCGGTTGGTCTGCTACTGCCGGCTCTTTGAGGTTCCAGACCCAAACAAGCCCCAGAAACTCGGACTACACCAGCGAGAAATCTTCCTGTTCAACGACCTCCTGGTG GTCACCAAGATCTTCCAGAAGAAGAAGAACTCGGTGACATACAGCTTCCGACAGTCCTTCTCCTTGTACGGCATGCAGGTCCTGCTCTTCGAGAACCAGT ACTACCCCAATGGCATCCGGCTCACTTCATCTGTCCCCGGAGCAGACATCAAAGTGTTAATAAACTTCAACGCCCCCAACCCTCAAGACCGGAAGAAATTCACTGATGACCTGCGGGAGTCCATTGCGGAAGTCCAAGAGATGGAGAAGCACAGGATAGAGT CGGAGCTTGAGAAGCAGAAAGGCGTTGTGCGGCCCAGCATGTCCCAGTGCTCCAGCCTCAAAAAGGAGTCGGGCAATGGAACTCTGAGCCGGGCCTGCCTAGACGACAGCTACGCCAGCGGCGAGGGCCTCAAGCGCAGTGCCCTCAGCAGCTCCCTGCGGGACCTCTCGGAAGCTG GGAAGCGAGGGCGTCGCAGCAGTGCGGGATCGCTAGAGAGCAATGTGGAA
- the IQSEC1 gene encoding IQ motif and SEC7 domain-containing protein 1 isoform X6, with the protein MLERKYGGRLVTRHAARTIQTAFRQYQMNKNFERLRSSMSENRMSRRIVLSNMRMQFSFEGPEKVHSSYFEGKQVSVTNDGSQLGALVPPECGDLSEPTTLKSPAPSSDFADAITELEDAFSRQVKSLAESIDDALNCRSLHTEEAPALDAARARDTEPQTALHSMDHRKLDEMTASYSDVTLYIDEEELSPPLPLSQAGDRPSSTESDLRLRAGGAAPDYWALAHKEDKADTDTSCRSTPSLERQEQRLRVEHLPLLTIEPPSDSSVDLSDRSERGSLKRQSAYERSLGGQQGSPKHGPHSGPPKSLPREEPELRPRPPRPLDSHLAINGSANRQSKSESDYSDGDNDSINSTSNSNDTINCSSESSSRDSLREQTLSKQTYHKEARNSWDSPAFSNDVIRKRHYRIGLNLFNKKPEKGVQYLIERGFVPDTPVGVAHFLLQRKGLSRQMIGEFLGNRQKQFNRDVLDCVVDEMDFSTMELDEALRKFQAHIRVQGEAQKVERLIEAFSQRYCICNPGVVRQFRNPDTIFILAFAIILLNTDMYSPNVKPERKMKLEDFIKNLRGVDDGEDIPREMLIGIYERIRKRELKTNEDHVSQVQKVEKLIVGKKPIGSLHPGLGCVLSLPHRRLVCYCRLFEVPDPNKPQKLGLHQREIFLFNDLLVVTKIFQKKKNSVTYSFRQSFSLYGMQVLLFENQYYPNGIRLTSSVPGADIKVLINFNAPNPQDRKKFTDDLRESIAEVQEMEKHRIESELEKQKGVVRPSMSQCSSLKKESGNGTLSRACLDDSYASGEGLKRSALSSSLRDLSEAGKRGRRSSAGSLESNVEFQPFEPLQPSVLCS; encoded by the exons ATGCTAGAACGAAAGTATGGGGGGCGCCTGGTAACCCGCCATGCGGCCCGCACCATCCAGACAGCGTTTCGCCAGTACCAGATGAACAAGAACTTCGAGCGCTTGCGCAGCTCCATGTCAGAGAACCGCATGTCGCGCCGGATCGTGCTGTCCAACATGAGGATGCAGTTCTCCTTTGAGGGGCCTGAGAAAGTGCACAGCTCCTACTTCGAGGGGAAGCAGGTCTCAGTGACTAACGACGGCTCCCAGCTGGGAGCTCTGGTGCCCCCTGAGTGTGGTGACCTCAGCGAGCCAACTACCCTCAAGTCTCCGGCCCCCTCTAGCGACTTTGCGGACGCCATCACTGAGCTGGAGGACGCCTTCTCTAGGCAAGTGAAATCACTGGCCGAGTCCATCGACGATGCCCTCAACTGCCGCAGCCTACACACTGAGGAGGCACCGGCCCTGGATGCGGCGCGGGCCCGGGACACTGAGCCCCAGACAGCCCTGCACAGCATGGACCACCGCAAACTGGACGAGATGACGGCCTCGTACAGCGATGTCACCCTGTACATTGATGAGGAGGAGCTGTCTCCCCCTCTGCCCCTCTCGCAGGCAGGGGACCGGCCGTCCAGCACTGAGTCAGACCTGCGGCTGCGGGCTGGGGGCGCAGCCCCAGACTACTGGGCCCTGGCCCACAAAGAGGACAAGGCCGACACGGACACGAGCTGCCGGAGCACGCCGTCGCTGGAGCGGCAGGAGCAGCGGCTGCGGGTGGAGCATCTCCCGCTGCTCACCATCGAGCCACCCAGCGACAGCTCCGTGGACCTCAGTGACCGCTCGGAGCGGGGCTCGCTCAAGAGGCAGAGCGCCTATGAGCGCAGCCTCGGTGGGCAGCAGGGCAGCCCCAAGCATGGTCCCCACAGCGGCCCCCCGAAGAGCCTCCCCCGGGAGGAGCCTGAGTTGCGGCCCCGGCCCCCCAGGCCCCTAGACAGCCACTTGGCCATCAATGGCTCGGCCAACCGGCAGAGCAAGTCTGAGTCGGACTACTCAGACGGCGACAATGACAGCATCAACAGCACATCCAACTCCAACGACACCATCAACTGCAGCTCCGAGTCATCGTCCCGTGACAGCCTGCGGGAGCAGACGCTCAGCAAGCAGACCTACCACAAGGAGGCCCGCAATAGCTGGGACTCGCCCGCCTTTAGCAACGATGTCATCCGCAAGAGGCACTACCGCATCGGCCTGAACCTCTTCAACAA GAAGCCTGAGAAGGGAGTCCAGTACCTCATCGAGCGTGGCTTTGTGCCCGACACGCCCGTCGGGGTGGCCCACTTCCTGCTGCAGCGCAAGGGCCTCAGCCGGCAGATGATCGGCGAGTTCCTGGGCAACCGGCAGAAGCAGTTCAACCGCGACGTGCTCGA CTGCGTGGTGGATGAGATGGACTTCTCTACCATGGAGCTGGACGAGGCCCTCAGGAAATTCCAGGCGCACATCCGTGTCCAAGGGGAGGCTCAGAAAGTGGAGCGGCTCATCGAGGCGTTCAG CCAGCGCTACTGCATCTGCAACCCCGGCGTGGTGCGGCAGTTCCGGAACCCAGACACCATTTTCATCCTGGCCTTTGCCATCATCCTGCTGAACACCGACATGTACAGCCCCAATGTCAAGCCCGAGCGGAAAATGAAGCTGGAGGACTTCATCAAGAACCTCCGAG GTGTGGACGATGGTGAGGACATTCCCCGGGAGATGCTGATCGGGATCTATGAACGGATCCGTAAGCGAGAGCTGAAGACCAATGAGGACCATGTATCCCAGGTGCAGAAGGTGGAGAAGCTCATTGTGGGGAAGAAGCCG ATCGGATCCCTGCATCCCGGGCTCGGCTGT GTGCTCTCTCTGCCCCACCGTCGGTTGGTCTGCTACTGCCGGCTCTTTGAGGTTCCAGACCCAAACAAGCCCCAGAAACTCGGACTACACCAGCGAGAAATCTTCCTGTTCAACGACCTCCTGGTG GTCACCAAGATCTTCCAGAAGAAGAAGAACTCGGTGACATACAGCTTCCGACAGTCCTTCTCCTTGTACGGCATGCAGGTCCTGCTCTTCGAGAACCAGT ACTACCCCAATGGCATCCGGCTCACTTCATCTGTCCCCGGAGCAGACATCAAAGTGTTAATAAACTTCAACGCCCCCAACCCTCAAGACCGGAAGAAATTCACTGATGACCTGCGGGAGTCCATTGCGGAAGTCCAAGAGATGGAGAAGCACAGGATAGAGT CGGAGCTTGAGAAGCAGAAAGGCGTTGTGCGGCCCAGCATGTCCCAGTGCTCCAGCCTCAAAAAGGAGTCGGGCAATGGAACTCTGAGCCGGGCCTGCCTAGACGACAGCTACGCCAGCGGCGAGGGCCTCAAGCGCAGTGCCCTCAGCAGCTCCCTGCGGGACCTCTCGGAAGCTG GGAAGCGAGGGCGTCGCAGCAGTGCGGGATCGCTAGAGAGCAATGTGGAA
- the IQSEC1 gene encoding IQ motif and SEC7 domain-containing protein 1 isoform X19 — MACRRRYFVEGEAPSSETGTSLDSPSAYPQGPLVPGSSLSPDHYEHTSVGAYGLYSGPPGQQQRTRRPKLQHSTSILRKQAEEEAIKRSRSLSESYELSSDLQDKQVEMLERKYGGRLVTRHAARTIQTAFRQYQMNKNFERLRSSMSENRMSRRIVLSNMRMQFSFEGPEKVHSSYFEGKQVSVTNDGSQLGALVPPECGDLSEPTTLKSPAPSSDFADAITELEDAFSRQVKSLAESIDDALNCRSLHTEEAPALDAARARDTEPQTALHSMDHRKLDEMTASYSDVTLYIDEEELSPPLPLSQAGDRPSSTESDLRLRAGGAAPDYWALAHKEDKADTDTSCRSTPSLERQEQRLRVEHLPLLTIEPPSDSSVDLSDRSERGSLKRQSAYERSLGGQQGSPKHGPHSGPPKSLPREEPELRPRPPRPLDSHLAINGSANRQSKSESDYSDGDNDSINSTSNSNDTINCSSESSSRDSLREQTLSKQTYHKEARNSWDSPAFSNDVIRKRHYRIGLNLFNKKPEKGVQYLIERGFVPDTPVGVAHFLLQRKGLSRQMIGEFLGNRQKQFNRDVLDCVVDEMDFSTMELDEALRKFQAHIRVQGEAQKVERLIEAFSQRYCICNPGVVRQFRNPDTIFILAFAIILLNTDMYSPNVKPERKMKLEDFIKNLRGVDDGEDIPREMLIGIYERIRKRELKTNEDHVSQVQKVEKLIVGKKPIGSLHPGLGCVLSLPHRRLVCYCRLFEVPDPNKPQKLGLHQREIFLFNDLLVVTKIFQKKKNSVTYSFRQSFSLYGMQVLLFENQYYPNGIRLTSSVPGADIKVLINFNAPNPQDRKKFTDDLRESIAEVQEMEKHRIESELEKQKGVVRPSMSQCSSLKKESGNGTLSRACLDDSYASGEGLKRSALSSSLRDLSEAGKRGRRSSAGSLESNVEFQPFEPLQPSVLCS; from the exons CGTCGAGGGCGAGGCCCCCAGCAGCGAGACTGGCACATCCTTGGACAGCCCCTCGGCCTACCCCCAGGGCCCCTTAGTGCCTGGTTCCAGCCTGAGCCCAGATCACTACGAGCACACGTCAGTGGGAGCCTATGGGCTGTATTCGGGGCCGCCGGGGCAACAGCAGCGCACACGGAGGCCCAAGCTACAGCACTCGACCTCCATCCTGCGCAAGCAGGCCGAGGAGGAGGCCATCAAGCGCTCACGCTCACTCTCTGAGAGCTATGAGCTCTCCTCGGACCTGCAGGACAAGCAG gtGGAGATGCTAGAACGAAAGTATGGGGGGCGCCTGGTAACCCGCCATGCGGCCCGCACCATCCAGACAGCGTTTCGCCAGTACCAGATGAACAAGAACTTCGAGCGCTTGCGCAGCTCCATGTCAGAGAACCGCATGTCGCGCCGGATCGTGCTGTCCAACATGAGGATGCAGTTCTCCTTTGAGGGGCCTGAGAAAGTGCACAGCTCCTACTTCGAGGGGAAGCAGGTCTCAGTGACTAACGACGGCTCCCAGCTGGGAGCTCTGGTGCCCCCTGAGTGTGGTGACCTCAGCGAGCCAACTACCCTCAAGTCTCCGGCCCCCTCTAGCGACTTTGCGGACGCCATCACTGAGCTGGAGGACGCCTTCTCTAGGCAAGTGAAATCACTGGCCGAGTCCATCGACGATGCCCTCAACTGCCGCAGCCTACACACTGAGGAGGCACCGGCCCTGGATGCGGCGCGGGCCCGGGACACTGAGCCCCAGACAGCCCTGCACAGCATGGACCACCGCAAACTGGACGAGATGACGGCCTCGTACAGCGATGTCACCCTGTACATTGATGAGGAGGAGCTGTCTCCCCCTCTGCCCCTCTCGCAGGCAGGGGACCGGCCGTCCAGCACTGAGTCAGACCTGCGGCTGCGGGCTGGGGGCGCAGCCCCAGACTACTGGGCCCTGGCCCACAAAGAGGACAAGGCCGACACGGACACGAGCTGCCGGAGCACGCCGTCGCTGGAGCGGCAGGAGCAGCGGCTGCGGGTGGAGCATCTCCCGCTGCTCACCATCGAGCCACCCAGCGACAGCTCCGTGGACCTCAGTGACCGCTCGGAGCGGGGCTCGCTCAAGAGGCAGAGCGCCTATGAGCGCAGCCTCGGTGGGCAGCAGGGCAGCCCCAAGCATGGTCCCCACAGCGGCCCCCCGAAGAGCCTCCCCCGGGAGGAGCCTGAGTTGCGGCCCCGGCCCCCCAGGCCCCTAGACAGCCACTTGGCCATCAATGGCTCGGCCAACCGGCAGAGCAAGTCTGAGTCGGACTACTCAGACGGCGACAATGACAGCATCAACAGCACATCCAACTCCAACGACACCATCAACTGCAGCTCCGAGTCATCGTCCCGTGACAGCCTGCGGGAGCAGACGCTCAGCAAGCAGACCTACCACAAGGAGGCCCGCAATAGCTGGGACTCGCCCGCCTTTAGCAACGATGTCATCCGCAAGAGGCACTACCGCATCGGCCTGAACCTCTTCAACAA GAAGCCTGAGAAGGGAGTCCAGTACCTCATCGAGCGTGGCTTTGTGCCCGACACGCCCGTCGGGGTGGCCCACTTCCTGCTGCAGCGCAAGGGCCTCAGCCGGCAGATGATCGGCGAGTTCCTGGGCAACCGGCAGAAGCAGTTCAACCGCGACGTGCTCGA CTGCGTGGTGGATGAGATGGACTTCTCTACCATGGAGCTGGACGAGGCCCTCAGGAAATTCCAGGCGCACATCCGTGTCCAAGGGGAGGCTCAGAAAGTGGAGCGGCTCATCGAGGCGTTCAG CCAGCGCTACTGCATCTGCAACCCCGGCGTGGTGCGGCAGTTCCGGAACCCAGACACCATTTTCATCCTGGCCTTTGCCATCATCCTGCTGAACACCGACATGTACAGCCCCAATGTCAAGCCCGAGCGGAAAATGAAGCTGGAGGACTTCATCAAGAACCTCCGAG GTGTGGACGATGGTGAGGACATTCCCCGGGAGATGCTGATCGGGATCTATGAACGGATCCGTAAGCGAGAGCTGAAGACCAATGAGGACCATGTATCCCAGGTGCAGAAGGTGGAGAAGCTCATTGTGGGGAAGAAGCCG ATCGGATCCCTGCATCCCGGGCTCGGCTGT GTGCTCTCTCTGCCCCACCGTCGGTTGGTCTGCTACTGCCGGCTCTTTGAGGTTCCAGACCCAAACAAGCCCCAGAAACTCGGACTACACCAGCGAGAAATCTTCCTGTTCAACGACCTCCTGGTG GTCACCAAGATCTTCCAGAAGAAGAAGAACTCGGTGACATACAGCTTCCGACAGTCCTTCTCCTTGTACGGCATGCAGGTCCTGCTCTTCGAGAACCAGT ACTACCCCAATGGCATCCGGCTCACTTCATCTGTCCCCGGAGCAGACATCAAAGTGTTAATAAACTTCAACGCCCCCAACCCTCAAGACCGGAAGAAATTCACTGATGACCTGCGGGAGTCCATTGCGGAAGTCCAAGAGATGGAGAAGCACAGGATAGAGT CGGAGCTTGAGAAGCAGAAAGGCGTTGTGCGGCCCAGCATGTCCCAGTGCTCCAGCCTCAAAAAGGAGTCGGGCAATGGAACTCTGAGCCGGGCCTGCCTAGACGACAGCTACGCCAGCGGCGAGGGCCTCAAGCGCAGTGCCCTCAGCAGCTCCCTGCGGGACCTCTCGGAAGCTG GGAAGCGAGGGCGTCGCAGCAGTGCGGGATCGCTAGAGAGCAATGTGGAA
- the IQSEC1 gene encoding IQ motif and SEC7 domain-containing protein 1 isoform X17, whose protein sequence is MWCLHCNSERTQSLLELELDSGVEGEAPSSETGTSLDSPSAYPQGPLVPGSSLSPDHYEHTSVGAYGLYSGPPGQQQRTRRPKLQHSTSILRKQAEEEAIKRSRSLSESYELSSDLQDKQVEMLERKYGGRLVTRHAARTIQTAFRQYQMNKNFERLRSSMSENRMSRRIVLSNMRMQFSFEGPEKVHSSYFEGKQVSVTNDGSQLGALVPPECGDLSEPTTLKSPAPSSDFADAITELEDAFSRQVKSLAESIDDALNCRSLHTEEAPALDAARARDTEPQTALHSMDHRKLDEMTASYSDVTLYIDEEELSPPLPLSQAGDRPSSTESDLRLRAGGAAPDYWALAHKEDKADTDTSCRSTPSLERQEQRLRVEHLPLLTIEPPSDSSVDLSDRSERGSLKRQSAYERSLGGQQGSPKHGPHSGPPKSLPREEPELRPRPPRPLDSHLAINGSANRQSKSESDYSDGDNDSINSTSNSNDTINCSSESSSRDSLREQTLSKQTYHKEARNSWDSPAFSNDVIRKRHYRIGLNLFNKKPEKGVQYLIERGFVPDTPVGVAHFLLQRKGLSRQMIGEFLGNRQKQFNRDVLDCVVDEMDFSTMELDEALRKFQAHIRVQGEAQKVERLIEAFSQRYCICNPGVVRQFRNPDTIFILAFAIILLNTDMYSPNVKPERKMKLEDFIKNLRGVDDGEDIPREMLIGIYERIRKRELKTNEDHVSQVQKVEKLIVGKKPIGSLHPGLGCVLSLPHRRLVCYCRLFEVPDPNKPQKLGLHQREIFLFNDLLVVTKIFQKKKNSVTYSFRQSFSLYGMQVLLFENQYYPNGIRLTSSVPGADIKVLINFNAPNPQDRKKFTDDLRESIAEVQEMEKHRIESELEKQKGVVRPSMSQCSSLKKESGNGTLSRACLDDSYASGEGLKRSALSSSLRDLSEAGKRGRRSSAGSLESNVEFQPFEPLQPSVLCS, encoded by the exons CGTCGAGGGCGAGGCCCCCAGCAGCGAGACTGGCACATCCTTGGACAGCCCCTCGGCCTACCCCCAGGGCCCCTTAGTGCCTGGTTCCAGCCTGAGCCCAGATCACTACGAGCACACGTCAGTGGGAGCCTATGGGCTGTATTCGGGGCCGCCGGGGCAACAGCAGCGCACACGGAGGCCCAAGCTACAGCACTCGACCTCCATCCTGCGCAAGCAGGCCGAGGAGGAGGCCATCAAGCGCTCACGCTCACTCTCTGAGAGCTATGAGCTCTCCTCGGACCTGCAGGACAAGCAG gtGGAGATGCTAGAACGAAAGTATGGGGGGCGCCTGGTAACCCGCCATGCGGCCCGCACCATCCAGACAGCGTTTCGCCAGTACCAGATGAACAAGAACTTCGAGCGCTTGCGCAGCTCCATGTCAGAGAACCGCATGTCGCGCCGGATCGTGCTGTCCAACATGAGGATGCAGTTCTCCTTTGAGGGGCCTGAGAAAGTGCACAGCTCCTACTTCGAGGGGAAGCAGGTCTCAGTGACTAACGACGGCTCCCAGCTGGGAGCTCTGGTGCCCCCTGAGTGTGGTGACCTCAGCGAGCCAACTACCCTCAAGTCTCCGGCCCCCTCTAGCGACTTTGCGGACGCCATCACTGAGCTGGAGGACGCCTTCTCTAGGCAAGTGAAATCACTGGCCGAGTCCATCGACGATGCCCTCAACTGCCGCAGCCTACACACTGAGGAGGCACCGGCCCTGGATGCGGCGCGGGCCCGGGACACTGAGCCCCAGACAGCCCTGCACAGCATGGACCACCGCAAACTGGACGAGATGACGGCCTCGTACAGCGATGTCACCCTGTACATTGATGAGGAGGAGCTGTCTCCCCCTCTGCCCCTCTCGCAGGCAGGGGACCGGCCGTCCAGCACTGAGTCAGACCTGCGGCTGCGGGCTGGGGGCGCAGCCCCAGACTACTGGGCCCTGGCCCACAAAGAGGACAAGGCCGACACGGACACGAGCTGCCGGAGCACGCCGTCGCTGGAGCGGCAGGAGCAGCGGCTGCGGGTGGAGCATCTCCCGCTGCTCACCATCGAGCCACCCAGCGACAGCTCCGTGGACCTCAGTGACCGCTCGGAGCGGGGCTCGCTCAAGAGGCAGAGCGCCTATGAGCGCAGCCTCGGTGGGCAGCAGGGCAGCCCCAAGCATGGTCCCCACAGCGGCCCCCCGAAGAGCCTCCCCCGGGAGGAGCCTGAGTTGCGGCCCCGGCCCCCCAGGCCCCTAGACAGCCACTTGGCCATCAATGGCTCGGCCAACCGGCAGAGCAAGTCTGAGTCGGACTACTCAGACGGCGACAATGACAGCATCAACAGCACATCCAACTCCAACGACACCATCAACTGCAGCTCCGAGTCATCGTCCCGTGACAGCCTGCGGGAGCAGACGCTCAGCAAGCAGACCTACCACAAGGAGGCCCGCAATAGCTGGGACTCGCCCGCCTTTAGCAACGATGTCATCCGCAAGAGGCACTACCGCATCGGCCTGAACCTCTTCAACAA GAAGCCTGAGAAGGGAGTCCAGTACCTCATCGAGCGTGGCTTTGTGCCCGACACGCCCGTCGGGGTGGCCCACTTCCTGCTGCAGCGCAAGGGCCTCAGCCGGCAGATGATCGGCGAGTTCCTGGGCAACCGGCAGAAGCAGTTCAACCGCGACGTGCTCGA CTGCGTGGTGGATGAGATGGACTTCTCTACCATGGAGCTGGACGAGGCCCTCAGGAAATTCCAGGCGCACATCCGTGTCCAAGGGGAGGCTCAGAAAGTGGAGCGGCTCATCGAGGCGTTCAG CCAGCGCTACTGCATCTGCAACCCCGGCGTGGTGCGGCAGTTCCGGAACCCAGACACCATTTTCATCCTGGCCTTTGCCATCATCCTGCTGAACACCGACATGTACAGCCCCAATGTCAAGCCCGAGCGGAAAATGAAGCTGGAGGACTTCATCAAGAACCTCCGAG GTGTGGACGATGGTGAGGACATTCCCCGGGAGATGCTGATCGGGATCTATGAACGGATCCGTAAGCGAGAGCTGAAGACCAATGAGGACCATGTATCCCAGGTGCAGAAGGTGGAGAAGCTCATTGTGGGGAAGAAGCCG ATCGGATCCCTGCATCCCGGGCTCGGCTGT GTGCTCTCTCTGCCCCACCGTCGGTTGGTCTGCTACTGCCGGCTCTTTGAGGTTCCAGACCCAAACAAGCCCCAGAAACTCGGACTACACCAGCGAGAAATCTTCCTGTTCAACGACCTCCTGGTG GTCACCAAGATCTTCCAGAAGAAGAAGAACTCGGTGACATACAGCTTCCGACAGTCCTTCTCCTTGTACGGCATGCAGGTCCTGCTCTTCGAGAACCAGT ACTACCCCAATGGCATCCGGCTCACTTCATCTGTCCCCGGAGCAGACATCAAAGTGTTAATAAACTTCAACGCCCCCAACCCTCAAGACCGGAAGAAATTCACTGATGACCTGCGGGAGTCCATTGCGGAAGTCCAAGAGATGGAGAAGCACAGGATAGAGT CGGAGCTTGAGAAGCAGAAAGGCGTTGTGCGGCCCAGCATGTCCCAGTGCTCCAGCCTCAAAAAGGAGTCGGGCAATGGAACTCTGAGCCGGGCCTGCCTAGACGACAGCTACGCCAGCGGCGAGGGCCTCAAGCGCAGTGCCCTCAGCAGCTCCCTGCGGGACCTCTCGGAAGCTG GGAAGCGAGGGCGTCGCAGCAGTGCGGGATCGCTAGAGAGCAATGTGGAA